In one Winogradskyella sp. MH6 genomic region, the following are encoded:
- a CDS encoding DinB family protein, protein MTQSELITLNFTEIRRRSIKLWNGLPEKYYNWKPDEKAMSASEMIRHILEADYGWNIIINQGDMKNYRTPWENRPFINVTDELEFAEPHRKAFIESIEHFSDKELNETEIVHPGNGDKKILSKYLLRIGYHESVHAGQFLSYLRAMKIDRPNIWD, encoded by the coding sequence ATGACCCAATCTGAACTTATAACTTTAAATTTTACAGAAATAAGGAGAAGAAGTATAAAACTTTGGAATGGGCTACCTGAGAAATATTATAATTGGAAACCTGACGAAAAAGCTATGAGTGCCTCAGAAATGATAAGACACATTTTGGAGGCTGATTATGGATGGAATATTATTATTAATCAAGGTGATATGAAAAATTATAGAACACCTTGGGAAAACCGACCATTCATTAACGTTACAGACGAACTTGAATTTGCCGAACCTCATAGAAAAGCATTTATAGAAAGTATTGAACATTTTTCGGATAAGGAATTAAACGAAACCGAAATCGTTCACCCTGGAAATGGAGACAAGAAAATCCTTTCAAAATATTTGTTACGGATTGGATATCACGAATCAGTTCACGCAGGACAATTTCTGTCGTATTTAAGAGCAATGAAAATTGATCGACCAAACATATGGGATTGA
- a CDS encoding IS110 family transposase, producing MKNVRDVIGIDVSKKTIDATAYQSEHHAVFTNDRAGYSKLLKWANHQVGSDSYFLCFENTGNYSLKLSVFLSESGVCYVEESPMRIKRSTGLTREKTDKLDSYMIARFGWMYREELQPSHMKPQIFQELGRILSLRDQLVKDRSGLKSTLKENKHLLSSPSTDVCCKILERSIKHIDKQIEALESQMKTLVKTDDTLRQNYELLRSVKGVGLILSCQLLYHTSNFIKFSTWRTFSSYCGIAPFEYSSGSSIRRRKQSHYIGDRKMKTLLSMAAVSAIQSDQELKKYYHRKLEEGKHKMIALNNVRNKILARSFAVIKRGTPFVNIAAVNY from the coding sequence ATGAAAAATGTTAGAGATGTAATCGGGATAGATGTATCCAAGAAAACCATAGATGCTACAGCATACCAAAGCGAGCATCATGCTGTATTTACCAATGATAGAGCAGGTTATTCAAAACTCCTTAAATGGGCAAATCACCAAGTTGGCAGTGATTCTTATTTTTTATGTTTCGAAAATACGGGCAATTACTCACTAAAGCTATCTGTTTTTTTATCAGAAAGTGGAGTTTGTTATGTAGAAGAAAGTCCTATGCGCATAAAGCGCAGTACAGGTCTTACAAGAGAGAAGACAGACAAGCTAGACTCTTATATGATAGCCAGGTTCGGATGGATGTATAGAGAAGAGCTTCAGCCAAGTCATATGAAACCACAGATCTTTCAAGAACTGGGAAGAATACTCTCATTAAGAGACCAATTGGTTAAAGATCGAAGTGGGTTAAAATCTACATTAAAAGAAAACAAGCACTTGCTGTCAAGCCCATCCACAGATGTTTGCTGCAAGATTTTAGAACGATCTATAAAACATATAGACAAACAAATAGAAGCCTTAGAAAGCCAGATGAAAACATTGGTAAAGACCGATGATACCTTAAGGCAAAACTATGAGTTGCTGCGTTCGGTAAAAGGCGTAGGTCTTATACTTAGCTGCCAATTGCTCTACCACACCTCTAACTTTATTAAATTCAGTACATGGAGAACCTTTTCAAGTTATTGTGGTATAGCACCGTTCGAGTACAGTTCAGGAAGCTCAATAAGACGGCGAAAACAGAGCCATTATATAGGTGATAGAAAAATGAAGACCCTATTGAGCATGGCAGCCGTATCAGCTATTCAATCAGACCAAGAACTTAAGAAATACTACCATAGAAAACTCGAAGAAGGTAAACACAAAATGATAGCCTTAAACAATGTTAGAAACAAAATATTGGCAAGAAGTTTTGCAGTAATAAAAAGAGGTACGCCCTTTGTAAATATAGCAGCTGTAAATTATTAA
- a CDS encoding DUF3500 domain-containing protein, translating into MKILSSILFVFYFLIGSSQTSKEIVNISNEFLSTLSEETKSEVLRDFNDSLRTKWTNLPIGLAKRPGKKYGDLTDESKIKFHEVLTTVFSSQGYLKTTSIMQLDDMLNARVDEAIEKKLIKEENISRIKALDWDYNNYFISIWGNPSLQTPWSLKFEGHHLSINLTIIKEEISFTPMFLGADPALMPSTKHVGLRVLSKEEDYGIKLINSLDESQQKIATLSQDVPRDIITNPSNSQRISEYQGIKANALTTDQKALLMLLIKEFINNLEDEKSNKYLREIEEKGLDEIYFAWIGSYKKQEPNYYIINGPNFIIEYDNTGNHIHSIWREKDNDFGEDLLRTHHINHKH; encoded by the coding sequence ATGAAAATTCTGTCTAGTATCCTTTTCGTCTTTTATTTTTTGATTGGTTCTTCTCAAACGTCTAAAGAAATCGTGAATATAAGTAACGAATTCCTATCGACATTAAGCGAAGAAACCAAGAGTGAAGTATTACGGGATTTCAATGACTCTTTAAGAACTAAATGGACCAATTTACCAATAGGGTTAGCAAAACGACCTGGTAAAAAATATGGTGATTTAACTGATGAATCAAAAATTAAATTTCATGAGGTTTTAACAACTGTTTTTAGTTCACAAGGCTATTTGAAAACCACTAGCATTATGCAACTAGACGATATGTTAAACGCCAGAGTTGATGAAGCAATTGAAAAGAAATTAATTAAAGAAGAGAATATTTCTAGAATTAAAGCACTAGATTGGGACTATAACAATTATTTTATATCTATTTGGGGCAATCCCAGTTTACAAACTCCTTGGAGTTTAAAGTTTGAAGGACACCACCTTTCTATTAATCTTACCATCATAAAAGAAGAGATTTCTTTTACACCCATGTTTTTAGGTGCTGATCCGGCGTTAATGCCTTCAACAAAGCATGTCGGCCTGCGAGTTTTAAGTAAAGAAGAGGATTATGGAATTAAGCTAATAAACTCGCTTGATGAATCTCAACAAAAGATTGCGACATTGAGTCAAGACGTTCCAAGAGATATAATAACTAATCCATCAAATAGCCAAAGAATTTCTGAGTATCAAGGTATCAAGGCCAATGCACTTACTACAGATCAGAAAGCTTTATTAATGCTACTTATTAAGGAATTTATTAATAATCTTGAGGATGAAAAATCTAATAAATATTTGCGAGAAATAGAGGAAAAAGGATTAGATGAGATATACTTTGCTTGGATAGGAAGTTATAAAAAACAAGAACCAAATTACTACATAATTAACGGTCCTAACTTTATAATTGAATATGATAATACAGGGAATCATATACATTCTATTTGGAGGGAAAAGGATAATGATTTTGGTGAAGACCTTTTAAGAACCCATCATATAAATCATAAACATTAG
- a CDS encoding DMP19 family protein — protein MSKKIITIMILTSILNFFGCKEKNEPKKEKSEMDLLIENSIDEFNNRTIYKTLTSEILDSISDDKLEQAIMDNIDTKFQDGEQYTLDKISKLTNGQQAVFSTWWLEAEVNNGGFNQFYFNSSGQFAEMAEIGFMTIGAKKFSELTKRANKIYSENKERLEEFDDGTMESFSESYKDNPLNDLDTEFYNLYDSEKIGQLRIKYIRDNKNEFTTE, from the coding sequence ATGAGCAAAAAGATTATAACCATAATGATTCTGACATCTATTCTAAACTTCTTCGGTTGCAAAGAAAAAAACGAACCGAAAAAAGAAAAATCCGAAATGGACTTGCTTATTGAAAATAGTATTGACGAATTTAATAATCGGACAATTTATAAAACCTTGACTTCTGAAATTTTGGACTCAATTTCTGATGACAAATTGGAACAGGCGATTATGGACAATATTGACACCAAATTCCAAGACGGTGAACAATACACTTTGGACAAAATATCTAAATTGACCAATGGACAACAGGCAGTTTTTTCTACTTGGTGGTTGGAAGCCGAAGTTAACAATGGTGGATTTAATCAATTCTATTTCAATTCAAGCGGACAATTTGCGGAAATGGCAGAAATCGGATTTATGACAATCGGAGCCAAAAAGTTCTCAGAATTAACTAAACGAGCGAATAAAATTTACTCGGAAAATAAGGAACGACTTGAGGAATTTGACGATGGAACAATGGAAAGTTTTAGCGAATCCTATAAAGACAATCCACTGAATGATTTGGATACTGAATTTTATAACCTTTATGATTCCGAGAAAATTGGACAATTAAGAATAAAGTACATTAGAGATAATAAAAACGAATTTACAACCGAATAA
- a CDS encoding acyl-[acyl-carrier-protein] thioesterase: protein MSKNYFDKSFELRYFEMNEFGVASPTTMLTLLEETAAEHCQSINNSLYQLADKNIGWVLISGIMQMERYPKYKEKITIRTWMSKYSSIKGFRENIIYDEKNNIIGRAKGLWIFFDIARRRPTQIFEEIKEKWSESNDLSIRADISKKIEPIDVADFQLSFKVNRYDTDMIRHVNNIRYLQWVVESIPDEIINNYNLYSIDGRFVSEAHYGDNIISLTKELEKTESEDNDFKYYSHTIKINSSKKNCAIANTVWKKI, encoded by the coding sequence ATGTCTAAAAATTATTTTGACAAATCATTTGAATTAAGATATTTCGAGATGAATGAGTTTGGAGTTGCTTCGCCAACAACTATGCTTACGCTGTTAGAAGAAACGGCTGCCGAACATTGCCAATCAATAAATAATAGTTTGTATCAGTTAGCTGATAAAAATATAGGTTGGGTTTTAATCTCTGGAATAATGCAAATGGAGCGATATCCAAAATACAAAGAAAAAATTACCATTAGAACTTGGATGTCGAAATACTCAAGTATTAAAGGGTTTAGAGAAAACATTATTTATGACGAAAAAAACAATATAATTGGACGTGCAAAAGGTTTATGGATATTCTTTGATATTGCAAGACGAAGACCAACACAAATATTTGAAGAAATAAAAGAAAAGTGGTCTGAATCCAACGATTTATCAATTAGAGCAGATATTTCCAAAAAAATTGAACCAATTGATGTTGCGGACTTTCAACTATCCTTTAAGGTTAACAGATACGATACAGATATGATAAGACACGTCAACAACATTAGATATTTACAATGGGTAGTTGAGTCAATTCCAGACGAAATTATCAACAACTACAATTTGTATTCCATTGACGGTAGATTTGTTTCGGAGGCTCATTATGGAGACAACATAATTTCGTTAACTAAAGAATTGGAAAAAACTGAATCAGAAGATAATGATTTTAAATATTATTCGCATACAATAAAAATAAACAGTAGCAAAAAAAATTGTGCAATAGCGAATACAGTTTGGAAAAAAATATAA
- a CDS encoding DUF6090 family protein: protein MIKFFRKFRLKLLSENKFSKYLIYAIGEIILVVIGILIALQINTWNERKKNSKKEYYLLQQLQKEFEKDSSHIETQAWLTNLKMQDGKRIRLFLEGKNNLRADSLVSLLFYNSKALLFNSSTPTYDEIISSGNLSLIKSENLKTKISNYKSSIRAANSFLFTEAHKHKEKYNAHLYKYFDAEIMAHLWKNYNRENRIISNKDLEHFKTDIEGFKNDSNSKYHVSTLIGVDAELNFQYSERINMRISEILDDIRLELKKFEN from the coding sequence ATGATAAAATTCTTTAGAAAATTTAGACTAAAGCTTCTGTCTGAAAATAAATTCAGTAAGTATCTAATTTACGCAATAGGAGAAATTATACTTGTAGTTATAGGCATTTTGATTGCCCTTCAAATCAACACTTGGAATGAACGAAAAAAGAACTCCAAGAAAGAATATTATCTATTACAACAATTGCAAAAGGAATTTGAAAAGGATAGTAGCCATATTGAAACACAGGCTTGGTTGACTAACTTAAAAATGCAGGATGGGAAGAGAATAAGACTATTTTTAGAAGGAAAGAACAACCTCAGAGCTGATTCTTTAGTAAGCCTCTTGTTCTATAACAGTAAAGCCTTGCTCTTTAATAGTAGCACACCAACGTATGATGAAATTATTTCTTCAGGAAATTTGAGTCTTATTAAAAGTGAAAATTTAAAAACAAAAATTTCAAATTACAAGAGTAGTATTAGGGCTGCCAATTCATTTTTATTTACGGAAGCTCATAAGCATAAAGAGAAGTATAATGCTCATCTATACAAGTACTTTGATGCAGAAATAATGGCGCACTTGTGGAAAAATTATAATAGAGAAAATAGAATAATTTCAAATAAAGATTTAGAGCATTTTAAAACAGACATTGAAGGCTTTAAAAATGATTCCAACTCCAAATACCACGTTAGCACGCTGATAGGTGTAGACGCAGAATTAAACTTTCAGTATAGTGAAAGAATAAACATGCGCATTTCTGAAATTTTAGATGACATAAGACTAGAGTTGAAGAAATTTGAGAATTGA
- the ytxJ gene encoding bacillithiol system redox-active protein YtxJ, whose product MFKKLFGSSEPKEEKILPWIALNGIDQLDAIAERSKGKTQLIFKHSTRCGISRMVMNQFVAAYDLDLNADLYYLDLLSYRDVSNEVGYKFEVMHESPQLLVIRNGVVVAHASHGGINDMDLGPYI is encoded by the coding sequence ATGTTTAAAAAATTGTTTGGCTCATCTGAGCCTAAAGAAGAAAAGATACTGCCTTGGATTGCTCTGAACGGTATTGACCAATTGGATGCTATTGCTGAGCGGTCTAAAGGGAAAACGCAGCTTATTTTTAAGCACTCTACGCGTTGTGGGATTAGCAGAATGGTGATGAACCAGTTTGTTGCTGCCTATGATTTGGACTTAAATGCTGATTTGTATTATTTGGATTTGCTGAGTTACAGGGATGTGTCTAATGAGGTGGGTTACAAATTTGAAGTAATGCACGAGTCTCCGCAACTTTTGGTGATACGCAATGGAGTAGTGGTGGCGCATGCGAGCCATGGCGGGATAAATGACATGGATTTGGGGCCATATATCTAA